TCTGTGCAAACGAATGCCCGAAAAAAGCAATTACCATGATCCGGGAAGAGAAGTAATAGTGCAACCGGATCCTGGGATTTCATCCACAATAAAAAATATTTCGCAACCTTTTTTTATCATCCATTTAAATATCTCCGCGAAGCTGATTCCATGAACCGTACGTATTTTGGCGATACGCGGGACCTTTTTAAGTTCGATCTCGTGCGTCACATCATGAAGGCAGGCCCGGCCTTCGAGAGTTTTACCTTCATCCCGATGCTGACCGCAACTGACGAGAGTTCCCAGGGGAAGAAAAGTCCGAAAAAGGATCTGACCAAAGCCAGAAAGACCGGAAAAGCCGGAAGCCAGAACCAGGATCTTGTCGCCCAGATGGAGCATCTGCAGGAGATCGAAAATGATACCGCATATTTCCAGCACATTCGCGGTTATTTCAATAAGGAACATATTTTTGCCCATATCTTTTGCGAGGAGAAGTTTTCCCATCAGGATCGTGCCCGGTATTTTGAGCGCATCTTCAGCCATATCCCGAAAAAATCCCTTATCCTCCTCGATCCCGATATCGGACTTGAGGAGAACAGACCCACGGAAAAACACCTGCTCTTCGATGAAGTAAAAAAGATAACAGACAGCATGGACACCCGCTCTGTCCTGATGATCTACCAGCATTTCCCCCGGGTAAAACATGACGGTTATGTTCAGCAACGCTGTTCCCAGCTGAGCCGGCATACCGGCATAGACCCGCTGACCATCACGGACAATGAGATCCTCTTTTTCATTCTTGCAAAAAATGAGAAACTCAGAACAGAGATGGAAGAAGTCCTGGAGCGATATGCCAACAGCTACCCGCTTCTTACTTCATGAACTCATGCAATCTGACCAGTAACCGGATATTCCGGTTATAATGCATCCTTTGCAATATATTCGAGATCAAACTTGTAGAAATGAGTGAAGTTGCAGTTCCGGCACCGTACCGTCAGGTGACGTGAGCTCACGATGATATCGTGAGGACCGGTTACCTTACAATTCCTGCAGAGAGCATCCTGAACAAGTTCCCAGACCGGATACTTCCCAATCTTCGTTAAGGTTCCTGCAGTATCGACATCCTCAACCCGGGGAATAAATACCCGGGTTGCCCCGCATTCTTCGCAAGCCACCTGCGCCTGATATGGCACTGCCTTGATGATCTGGTCTGCATTCTTTTTACAATGGTAACAATCCGTCCGGTACCGGGTAAAAATGAACCTCTCGCTCATAGGAGATACCTGAAGCGTCCGGGTTCATTAAGCTGATGCAAGGATACGTTATCCGGATGAAAAAGGATTTCCGGCAGAACATTTTACATGGAGATATCAGAGCGGGATAATTCACCGGTCCGTCACGGACACCAAAATGAAAGACCATTTTTGAGATTCCTGCCCCAATTCTGCGATATCTGGCGTGCTGAAGCAAAAATACCGGCAGGGTCAAAGGTAAATTTAATTATACGACGAATTCAATCTTAAGCCATGAAGAAATTGCTCGGATTCTGTATTCTGGTGATTCTGCTGGTCACAATCAGCGGATGTACCCAGCAGGCACAGCCGACTCAGGTGACTACTACCCAGACCACGGTTGCCACAATGGTGGCCACACCGGAACCCACGCCGATTCCGACCGCTATCGTAACCGCCGCCGCTACAGCTGTTCCAACCCAGGATATCGCACTTCTGGTCGTGGTGAAGAATGTTACCACTGAAGTGCCAACGCTGATACCGACACCCCGGGTTAGCCTGATACCCCAGACCAAGATCACCACCATCAGTATTACGAACAATACATTCAGCCCCAAAGAACTGACGGTTCTCCCGGGCACGGGAATTACCTGGAGAAATGACGATACGATAAATCATGCCGTAAAAGGGACCACAGAAGCGGGTGCAACCATGTTCAACTCGGGCGATATCATTCCTACCTCAACCTGGTCGTATACGTTTGGTGATCGCGTGGGAACGTTCACGGTTATTGATCCCGGCTTCCCCGGGATGAAATGTACCATCATTGTAAAAGAAGGATCGAATTTCTCCGGTTCATTCTAGAGCAAATTAATACATTCAACAAATTCCCCTTTTTGGCTTTCGGGAAAAAACCCCGTGCCGGTCTTACCATATCCTGTTGTAGTGCAGGAATATTGCCTTCCCCCATATCGGAAGATCCTTTCCAGGGCATGGCGTCAGAGAGAAATGCATTCCCGGCCCGGATATTCTGCTGGATTATTCCCCCGTGAGAAAGATCGCAGGAGGCAGTACTTTACTGATGAGCCAGTCGCTGACGAGGATAAATCTCATAACAGATATTCACCCTCCGGTACAGAGTGTGTATTGCACAGATATAACGGCGCGACAGGAAAGGGAGAAACCAATCGGAAGAATGCAAAAAAGAGAGAATCTGGGTTTAGTAGTCGCCCATGCCCGGAGGCATGCCGCCCATTCCACCCATGCCGCCCATGCCACCCGGAGGCATACCGCCTTCGGGCATCGGGCTCTTGGAGGAGGCGATGACATCGTCAATGCGCAGGATCATGACCGCTGCTTCTGCGGCGGAGGAGATGGCCTGGGTCTTGACACGGAGGGGCTCGACAACACCGGCCGCCTTCATATCGACTGCTTTTCCTTCGAATACGTTGAGGCCGTGGGTCTTCTTGCCCTTCTCGTGGGCTGCACGGATCTCAACGAGCATGTCGATGGGGTCAAGACCTGCGTTCTCGGCAAGAGTGCGCGGAATGACTTCGAGCGCTGATGCGAAAGCCTCGATAGCGAGCTGGGCCCGGCCACCAACGGTTGCTGCATATTCGCGGAGACGGAGCGAAAGTTCTGTCTCGATTGCACCGCCACCTGCGACAACCTTCTTGTCCTCGACAACAACACCGACAACGCGGAGTGCGTCGTGGATTGCACGTTCGAGTTCATCGACAACGTGGTCCGTGCCACCCTTGACGATGATGGAGACTGCCTTGGGGTTCTTGCACTGCTCGACGAAAGTCATCTCTTCGCCGCCGACCTTGCGCTCTTCGACAAGGCCTGCCTTGCCGAGTTCTTCCTTGCTGATCGCGTCAATGGAAGAGACAAGGGTTGCGCCGGTTGCCCGGGCGAGTTTCTCCATGTCGCTCTTCTTGACACGGCGGGTTGCAAAGAGTCCGGCCTTTGCAAGGTAGTGCTGTGCAATGTCGTCAATACCTTTCTGGCAGAAGAGAACGTTTGCACCGCTCTTGACGATCTTATCGACAATACCCTTGACCATGCGTTCCTCTTCGTCAAGGAATGCCTGGAGCTGGTCGGGGGAAGTGATATTGATCTCAGCATCGACTTCAGTCTTCTTGAACTCGACTGCTGCGTTCAGGAGAAGGATCTTCGCGTTGGTGACCTTCTTTGGCATCGAGGGGTGGACTCTCTCCTTGTCAATGAGCACACCTTCAACGATCTCGGAGTCCTCAATCGAGCCACCGGTCTTCTTCTCGACCTTGATGTTCTCGATGTCAACCTTGCCATTGTCATCAGTGACCATGGTGACTGCCCTGACAACGAGGTCGCAGAGCTTGTCCTTGGATGCCTCGGCGCCCTTGCCGGTCATCGCGGTGCCTGCAATATTCTTGAGGAGCGCCTTGTCAGTCGCTTTCACATCAAAAGCAAGGTCTTTTAAGAGGGCCTGTGCTTTTTCTGCAGCCTGGCGGTAGCCGGCTGCGATGATCGTCGGGTGGACATCCTGCTCGAGGAGGTCTTCTGCCTTCTTGAGGAGTTCCCCGGCAATGACGACTGCGGTGGTGGTTCCATCGCCGACTTCATCGTCCTGGGTCTTTGCTACCTCGACCATCATCTTTGCGGCCGGGTGCTCGATGTCCATTTCCTTTAAGATGGTGACACCGTCGTTCGTGATTACGACATCGCCGATTGTGTCGACGAGCATCTTGTCCATACCTTTGGGACCAAGCGTGGTCCTGACTGCACTTGCCACTGCCTTTGCGGCGGTGATGTTCATACCCTGAGCGTCGCGGCCTCGGGTACGGGTGCTGCCTTCTTTGAGAATAAGTATCTGTTGTCCTCCAAGTTGCTGTGACATAAAAATCACCACTTTTAGCACTAAAATTGGTTTGTGGTTCTATATAAACGTTATCTAAAAAACGTCATTCACCCAGCATATCGAGCAGCTCGAACCCGTCTTCGATGCGGTGCAGGCGCTGCTCGCTGATCACAAGCGTTGTGCCGATCTTCTTCTCTTTCGTTGAATCGGTGACAATGCACATCGCATGTTTCTTTGCAATCTGGGAAAGATTGCCGATCAGGGCTGCCCGTTTTATCATTTTCTGGGCCGGGCCATATCCTGTCAGGATCGTCTGCTTGTCAAACGTGAGGAGGGCCTGGAACGGGGCGCCATGGAGTGCGTGCATACTTACCCCGAGCTGCTCTAAAAATTCTATCGGGCTCCGGAGCCCGGAGCCGGGCGGAACCTGATCCGGCTCCATCGCTCTCGGGGGCTCGTGCCGGATCAGGTCGATGGACTCGACTATACCCGTATCGAAAAATTCCTCGATCCGGATAGCAACTTCAAGGGTAGTTCCCATCCCGCTTTCGTACTTACTGATAGTGCGCCGCGAAACACCGAG
Above is a window of uncultured Methanoregula sp. DNA encoding:
- the thsA gene encoding thermosome subunit alpha produces the protein MSQQLGGQQILILKEGSTRTRGRDAQGMNITAAKAVASAVRTTLGPKGMDKMLVDTIGDVVITNDGVTILKEMDIEHPAAKMMVEVAKTQDDEVGDGTTTAVVIAGELLKKAEDLLEQDVHPTIIAAGYRQAAEKAQALLKDLAFDVKATDKALLKNIAGTAMTGKGAEASKDKLCDLVVRAVTMVTDDNGKVDIENIKVEKKTGGSIEDSEIVEGVLIDKERVHPSMPKKVTNAKILLLNAAVEFKKTEVDAEINITSPDQLQAFLDEEERMVKGIVDKIVKSGANVLFCQKGIDDIAQHYLAKAGLFATRRVKKSDMEKLARATGATLVSSIDAISKEELGKAGLVEERKVGGEEMTFVEQCKNPKAVSIIVKGGTDHVVDELERAIHDALRVVGVVVEDKKVVAGGGAIETELSLRLREYAATVGGRAQLAIEAFASALEVIPRTLAENAGLDPIDMLVEIRAAHEKGKKTHGLNVFEGKAVDMKAAGVVEPLRVKTQAISSAAEAAVMILRIDDVIASSKSPMPEGGMPPGGMGGMGGMGGMPPGMGDY
- a CDS encoding transcriptional regulator, with amino-acid sequence MSQDRQLQLVTSVMITAGFDVSERFSLRPRSFDLIARDNRTLLVIKVVAHIDSVSEEVAFDLEVISRHLGGVPLIVGERARDAELERGAVYVRYGIYAISPSTLYDYFVEKIPPLVYASPGGLYVNINGDLIKDLREKRSMSLGDLGHVLGVSRRTISKYESGMGTTLEVAIRIEEFFDTGIVESIDLIRHEPPRAMEPDQVPPGSGLRSPIEFLEQLGVSMHALHGAPFQALLTFDKQTILTGYGPAQKMIKRAALIGNLSQIAKKHAMCIVTDSTKEKKIGTTLVISEQRLHRIEDGFELLDMLGE